atgatgacaaggactaaattgttaaatttgagaaaatatgttgatgaaataatagaagtgtaacaagatattgagataaattatgtgattaaagtgtaacaagaaagaaaattaatttaatatgattaattagtgaatattgaacttttatgataaaaaaatttaaattgaaaagttataaaaatttattaaaaaaaatatttgataagtgaaaAATATAGTAGAGAATGTAACATCTTAGTATTTTGATCCGATGTTCGGGTCAGGTATGGGGATGTTACAGTGGATAAAATCTTAGCAGTTTGAAAAATGtcttacaaaaaaatatttaataaaacattttacgAGAATAAAGAGGTAATTTTACATTGATTGAAAAATCTTTTATATTGATTATCatattttacatgaaacaaaCATGAAAAAATACAGAATATAATTTTCGTAAGCATAAATGTTGAAACCACCTATAACTAGTGAAAAGCCTTGTTTAATAAGGGTAGTGGCCCTGTATACTTTCATATAAGCGCTCAGCGTCAAACAAGATCGAACATGGCTCAATCCGTTACATTATGTTTTTCTTCCTCCTAAACAGAGTGGTTCAAAGATGAAAAAATCAGTTGTCTGCAGCATTTATCAGATGAATTTAACTAGGATGCAGAATGCAGGAGAATTGATAGGACCTACATTTTGGATATAGAATAACAATTAACAAGGAATCACTTCCACACATgcataaaaaatatattcaataataataataatagaaattctATTTTGCATGTTGAAAGTTCACAAGAAAATGTGGTTGATGTATAAATATTAGTAGTAAATGACACAAATGACTTTCATAATGAATCCAATACAGAAGTTTGTCCAGTGTTGTTCTTCAACAAGATTCTCTAAGAAgaaaaaatcaagaagatgaggGTGAGATATTGAGATCAGCCTTGAGGAAATAGAGCTGCCGTTGCAAATGCAGAACCTGTCAAGCAGACATCCTGAGATAAACTTTGTACTTCTAAtgagaaaatatatattataactgAATAACAAGTATCAAACAGGCAAGACcatgaaagattattgaattcTTAGCCAAAAGCCTATGGACTATTTGTTAGGATATGTGAAAAGCTTTAAGTGGCTACAGTAATTGTCTAAAATGGGGATGATATCCAGAAGAGTCTGGAAACTGGTGTTTAAGAAAAACTCATAAAGTCAATTCCTAAAAGGAACGAAGAATTTGAtacaaaaaacaaagaaaaaaaatataagaaaccAGACATTACCTCCTCTTGGAGCAAAGTTGGGAGACAGTCTGCAGATGTAAGGCCTTTCATCTCTGCCTGTAGCTTCTCCTCTTTAAGGCCCAACCAGGTATCTTGAGGCAGTGCAACAAGAAGTACTGTCAGACCATCCCCTATTGATGGAGGTATACCAGAACAACTATTTTGGTCAAAATCAAATGAACAACTGGGCTTTGTTTCAGATGACGGAATCAGCATATCAACCATTTGTTCAGTGCCATCAGTAGTTACAGTACCAGAAACCACTGTGACAGGCTCCTTACACACAGATTTTCGAAGTTTTATATCTTTACAGCACCCGTTTAACGACCTAATTTTCCCAGTTAGAAGTCCAGCTACTTGACAACAAACATTTGCCGCAATGTCAGCCAAGCTATCTGTGTAACCCAAAGGTGCCTCACTTTCGCACAATGAACGCTCAAATCCCAAATATCCCGTCAcatttttgaatagttcagtctCTCGTATTTGTTTCAATACTTCTTCCTGAAATTTCAAATTATTCTTTCTATTACTTTCTCTTCCAAGTCATGGAAAGAAATCGGAAAAAGAAATATTTGAACAAATGAAGCTGCAAATTGAAATTCACTCTTTGAAAGGAGGAATTAACGAAAAAGATAAATGGTAGTTAACTGAAAGATAAACAAATATGCCCATCATACCTTTAGTGCAACCCTTCCTTTCTCCTCTTCACTTAAAACGGTACTGCCATCATCCTGTCTCCGAACCTCTGCAATCCACTTGATGAAATCCCTCAAACTAGAAGGTGCTGATCTAAATACCACACATAATACATCATTAACATCTTTTAGATTCTTGGAAGTGAGCAAAAGGGGAAGATCTTCCGTTAAGTACTTAGCGACTACATTCCAATTCTCATGTTTACAGCTCTGCATTTGATACACAATAGTAGTACCAGTTATCACCTCTTTGAACAATAAAGCTCTGGCAAACATAAAGAACATAGAAAAAATAAATCCAGATTTGAGAAACACCTAGAGATGGAAAGGAGCTCCACTATCAACATCAATAATGAAATACTTTATCATAATACAATAAGAAAATCTTAATTTCAATATTCCCATATTCagtttgaagattttaaattCCCCTGCATCTCCCAGGTTCAAATTGCATGAAAAATAAAGAGCATAATCAAAATTCCAATGCCACTTTTAAGTTTCAATAATGAATCAGATTTTGCAATTTGTTACTATACTCATTCAACAGTCATTATATAGTAAATTGACACTTGAGAAGGAAAAAGGAAACTAGTAAAACGATTTATATCAAGACATAAAGAAAGTGTTACATGGGACTGATCTGCCAAAGATAAATTCAAGTACCATAGTGTAAAGAACAGATGTTGCTTTCTGAAGCTTAGACATAACCATGAACCTGAGAAAAGCAAGCATGAATTGCCATTAGGACACAACCAGGTAGTTGCCACTAATAACAAGCTGGCAGGTTGTATAATTTACTATAATACAATCAACCAATAAAAGGTAGATTTTAAAATCAAGTTAGAAGCTACAAACGAGATGTGAATTGAAGCTGAGCATGCTTGcagagaaaacaaaaaaaacaattaaagtaACAAGTAACAACCATTAATAAGAGCCTAACTATATGAAGAGGAGAAATCAGATTACCCCCTATAATGTCCAGTTGCTTTATCAATAGTATTCATGGCATCCCAAAGAAGCGAAAGAGGAACCCAATGAGGAGGGTATTTGAATCTAGCAACATCCAAAATCAGAACCATGTCCTTTCCAGCATGGTAACCCCCTATCGGCGAAAAATGGCCCGTTCCTGTCTGCAACCAATCACATTTTCAAATTGGCAagcacaaaaatagaaaaattttcaagaaaaaaataatgGATCAATCAGTAGATGTATATACATGTTGAAATTCGAGTCAATGAAATGATTACCTGCTTGAAAACCGCTCTATTGTAGGAGACAATCAAATGGCAATCCTCTGATGAAGTACAAGAGACCACGCGTTCCCGGAAATCTTCAATGCTAGATTGATCGGTCCTGAAAGGTTCAACTTGAGCACCATTGCAAACAGCCAAACAAGCAACTTTCCCAAAAGTGATGCCTTGACTTTTGATTTTCTCCAGTGGCTCGCAACAATCTAACATTGAATCATCGAACCATCTCCAAGGtcctaatttaaaaataataatattaattaattcagATGGATAGTTCGAAATTTAAGTAAATTATGAAAACAGGGGGAAGAAAAGTACCTTTCCAGGTTCTACCAGGATCGATAGCGAGGGCGTTTAAGACCATGGCGAGAGTGGCGAGTCCGCAATACGCGGGCTCCGATTGCGTTTGGTAGTATGATATTAGTTTGAAAAACCCTTCCGCCGTTCCTCCTGCTAAAGCTTCCGTGAACAATTGctgtaaaaagaaaattaaaaagatttgaAAAGATTAGAGAATGAGAAAGagataaattagggtttatgttcaTTGGTTTCCAGCTACCTTGCCTTCGGGAGAAGAAAACTCGATGGCAGGAGGAGAGGGAAGAACTCTTCTGTAAAGACCCGCCACCGccattttctgttttttttttctttttggtcgtTGTAAGTTCTAACTGTCACCGTAGCGTTATGACACGGCGGAGGTAGATATAAAGAAACGATCCCAATTCCCAGTCCACCACATTTCTCTAATCCGCGTATGGTGAACGCAAAACTCAGACTTGAGTCAACTCTCCGATTCCACTTTCTTTTTCAGAAATTCCACTTTTCTTTTTGGGTAAATTCCAAAATAGTAACTTCTGTTCTCCTCATTCATATTTCCACGGAGTTACTTTTGTTTGAAATGTTAGGTTCTAGTCACTTGTATTAtcgtattgtaacattttagtaaTTGAGTCGCTAAAATTTTacgttaaattatataattggtccctatatttttttcgttttaagcaatttaatttttgtatgttcttttaacttcttctttttttcattctcttttgtttctttatttcttttaaagtGGTTTTTTTATGTTGTCCATTTGCTAAAACTAGTAAAAATAATCTTTACCCACCAAATAAACTAAATCATTGTTTCTTTTACATTATTCCTAAATTGAATTTCACTCAAAACTGAATAGCAATCATTTTTAATCAAATCTCGATTTGAATAActtaattttgaaactaaaatcggagctaactaatcaatataaaaaattatatcctTAATCAAAgctaaacataaattgaattatttatatttaaaacaatCTTTTTCGTTTCTAGATTTTTACAAAATCGTGTagattattcatttcattttcttttattttttgatgaataaaattaaGGATATTACCAAGCAAGCTTGATTAGAAGCCGAGCATGGATGAACTGAAGAGAGAAATGGAGCATGGAACCAAACTAGTTTGTGTAAAATTGAGAGTAAGTTTCATATTGTGGTCATTTTAGTCATTAAGAGTGTAGAGCTCATTTGAAGGATCCGTGAAACACGGTTTCAAGAGGGCGAAAATGTTGTAAGTAAGATAGATAAGGTGGTCATAGGGATTGGTTAGGAGGCTGAAGGAATGAACTCAGGAAACTTTGTTGAGGGTAGATTGACATAAGTCACAATCGGCGAGGTCTTCGAGTGAGGCGAACTTGTGGACTAGGTCATTGAGAGTTCCAAATTGGTTCGTTAAAGCAATGATGGACGATGAGGATTTGTAATTGTGGATAAGAATATGTGAAGCAAACTTTATTGGTTTCAtttttcaccttttctttttccataaacatcaaaaagctttaacaaattgaaaacattaaaataaaaaaaacctaaattaaaagaaatggagaagggaggcaAATGGAGGGAGAAacataagagaatggaaaatggaaaaaaaagaaaaaaaagataaagttaaaagaatataagagaaaaaaattaaattactaaaaacgaaaaaatatagggaccaattgtttaatttaatctaaaatttttatttgaaataatgatttaacgtgccacatcagcttaccattacactgttaacgacaattaatggctcagtgactaaaatataccattttaaatataaataactaaaatataatccgaaataaataaaagttactattttaataatttatcatttctttttctaGTAAAGGTATGATATTAATGAAGACATGGAAATAGACAAATGATTCAAATTGTTGACTTTCAAAATGCTAAAGGCTTTATCTTCCAACAAAATCCGATTGACTCGAAATAAAAGGAAATACTACATCTAAACCCTATTAGAAGTCATCACTCCATCAATGTGGGATTATCCActttgtatttttaatattatattcttcagtatttttttaaaagaaattatttttacactaatataaaattttgttttatatccatctgattttattttttacaattttcaagtgca
The Gossypium hirsutum isolate 1008001.06 chromosome A07, Gossypium_hirsutum_v2.1, whole genome shotgun sequence genome window above contains:
- the LOC107955409 gene encoding glutathione gamma-glutamylcysteinyltransferase 3 isoform X1, with translation MAVAGLYRRVLPSPPAIEFSSPEGKQLFTEALAGGTAEGFFKLISYYQTQSEPAYCGLATLAMVLNALAIDPGRTWKGPWRWFDDSMLDCCEPLEKIKSQGITFGKVACLAVCNGAQVEPFRTDQSSIEDFRERVVSCTSSEDCHLIVSYNRAVFKQTGTGHFSPIGGYHAGKDMVLILDVARFKYPPHWVPLSLLWDAMNTIDKATGHYRGFMVMSKLQKATSVLYTMSCKHENWNVVAKYLTEDLPLLLTSKNLKDVNDVLCVVFRSAPSSLRDFIKWIAEVRRQDDGSTVLSEEEKGRVALKEEVLKQIRETELFKNVTGYLGFERSLCESEAPLGYTDSLADIAANVCCQVAGLLTGKIRSLNGCCKDIKLRKSVCKEPVTVVSGTVTTDGTEQMVDMLIPSSETKPSCSFDFDQNSCSGIPPSIGDGLTVLLVALPQDTWLGLKEEKLQAEMKGLTSADCLPTLLQEEVLHLQRQLYFLKADLNISPSSS
- the LOC107955409 gene encoding glutathione gamma-glutamylcysteinyltransferase 3 isoform X2, translated to MAVAGLYRRVLPSPPAIEFSSPEGKQLFTEALAGGTAEGFFKLISYYQTQSEPAYCGLATLAMVLNALAIDPGRTWKGPWRWFDDSMLDCCEPLEKIKSQGITFGKVACLAVCNGAQVEPFRTDQSSIEDFRERVVSCTSSEDCHLIVSYNRAVFKQTGTGHFSPIGGYHAGKDMVLILDVARFKYPPHWVPLSLLWDAMNTIDKATGHYRGFMVMSKLQKATSVLYTMSCKHENWNVVAKYLTEDLPLLLTSKNLKDVNDVLCVVFRSAPSSLRDFIKWIAEVRRQDDGSTVLSEEEKGRVALKEEVLKQIRETELFKNVTGYLGFERSLCESEAPLGYTDSLADIAANVCCQVAGLLTGKIRSLNGCCKDIKLRKSVCKEPVTVVSGTVTTDGTEQMVDMLIPSSETKPSCSFDFDQNSCSGIPPSIGDGLTVLLVALPQDTWLGLKEEKLQAEMKGLTSADCLPTLLQEEDVCLTGSAFATAALFPQG
- the LOC107955409 gene encoding glutathione gamma-glutamylcysteinyltransferase 3 isoform X3, translating into MAVAGLYRRVLPSPPAIEFSSPEGKQLFTEALAGGTAEGFFKLISYYQTQSEPAYCGLATLAMVLNALAIDPGRTWKGPWRWFDDSMLDCCEPLEKIKSQGITFGKVACLAVCNGAQVEPFRTDQSSIEDFRERVVSCTSSEDCHLIVSYNRAVFKQTGTGHFSPIGGYHAGKDMVLILDVARFKYPPHWVPLSLLWDAMNTIDKATGHYRGFMVMSKLQKATSVLYTMSCKHENWNVVAKYLTEDLPLLLTSKNLKDVNDVLCVVFRSAPSSLRDFIKWIAEVRRQDDGSTVLSEEEKGRVALKEEVLKQIRETELFKNVTGYLGFERSLCESEAPLGYTDSLADIAANVCCQVAGLLTGKIRSLNGCCKDIKLRKSVCKEPVTVVSGTVTTDGTEQMVDMLIPSSETKPSCSFDFDQNSCSGIPPSIGDGLTVLLVALPQDTWLGLKEEKLQAEMKGLTSADCLPTLLQEEEEEKHNVTD
- the LOC107955409 gene encoding glutathione gamma-glutamylcysteinyltransferase 3 isoform X4 — encoded protein: MVLNALAIDPGRTWKGPWRWFDDSMLDCCEPLEKIKSQGITFGKVACLAVCNGAQVEPFRTDQSSIEDFRERVVSCTSSEDCHLIVSYNRAVFKQTGTGHFSPIGGYHAGKDMVLILDVARFKYPPHWVPLSLLWDAMNTIDKATGHYRGFMVMSKLQKATSVLYTMSCKHENWNVVAKYLTEDLPLLLTSKNLKDVNDVLCVVFRSAPSSLRDFIKWIAEVRRQDDGSTVLSEEEKGRVALKEEVLKQIRETELFKNVTGYLGFERSLCESEAPLGYTDSLADIAANVCCQVAGLLTGKIRSLNGCCKDIKLRKSVCKEPVTVVSGTVTTDGTEQMVDMLIPSSETKPSCSFDFDQNSCSGIPPSIGDGLTVLLVALPQDTWLGLKEEKLQAEMKGLTSADCLPTLLQEEVLHLQRQLYFLKADLNISPSSS